The following are encoded together in the Lactuca sativa cultivar Salinas chromosome 1, Lsat_Salinas_v11, whole genome shotgun sequence genome:
- the LOC111900974 gene encoding serine carboxypeptidase-like 16 — MESKHIVFFFLFTLAAFITASNSKSIIKRLPGFDGDLPFTLETGYIGVGEDEAVQIFYYFVESERNPSEDPLLIYLTGGPGTSVLYSMMYQIGPLNFDTETSWGNNITLKLNPYSWSKIANVIYIDAPAGAGFAYATTYEASMSSDSMLASDAYDFLRKWFLEHPEFLSNPLYISGISYMGIILPNVALHVYNGNERGDQPQMNIKGVISVSPLTDKFGDFNSRFEFAHRLSLISDDIYESTKETCVGNYLSIYDHSDNILCSNNLQWVDECTSKINLENILEPLCDPTDPACREATFGLVVIWANNKEVQKALNVREGTIGTWEWQNSTIHYDLGKNDTLIYAYDVFSTVPMHKQLLAKKCQYLIICGDHDMVFPHVGTEAWIRSLNLPVEKRWEPWFVNDQIAGYQVTYAQNDYLLTYSTIKGAGHGIALYKPEEALAMVDGWLDSRTYLSDI, encoded by the exons ATGGAATCAAAACACattgtatttttctttttgttcacTCTTGCAGCTTTCATAACTGCATCAAACTCAAAGTCAATCATCAAGAGACTTCCAGGTTTCGATGGCGATCTTCCTTTCACTCTTGAAACCGG ATACATCGGAGTTGGAGAAGATGAAGCTGTGCAGATCTTTTACTACTTCGTTGAGTCTGAAAGAAACCCTTCGGAAGACCCTCTTCTTATTTACCTCACCGGTGGCCCTGGCACTTCGGTTCTTTATTCCATGATGTATCAAATAG GTCCACTTAATTTCGATACTGAAACCTCATGGGGGAATAACATTACATTGAAGCTGAATCCGTATTCATGGTCAAAG ATTGCTAATGTGATATACATTGACGCACCAGCTGGTGCTGGGTTTGCATATGCTACAACATATGAAGCATCGATGAGCAGTGATTCTATGTTAGCTTCAGATGCTTATGATTTCTTACGAAAG TGGTTTTTGGAGCACCCTGAATTTCTCAGCAATCCCTTGTACATATCTGGGATTTCATACATGGGGATTATTTTACCAAACGTTGCTCTACATGTATACAATG GTAATGAACGTGGAGATCAACCACAAATGAATATTAAA GGAGTCATTAGTGTTTCCCCTTTAACCGAtaagtttggtgattttaattcaaGATTTGAGTTTGCTCATCGGCTATCATTAATATCAGATGATATTTATGAG TCCACAAAAGAAACATGTGTTGGTAACTATCTATCTATATACGATCATTCAGATAACATCCTTTGTTCAAATAATCTCCAATGGGTGGATGAG TGTACAAGCAAGATTAACTTAGAGAATATATTGGAACCATTGTGTGATCCAACAGACCCAGCTTGTCGA GAAGCTACTTTTGGACTTGTAGTAATTTGGGCAAACAATAAAGAAGTTCAGAAAGCTCTCAATGTTCGTGAG GGAACAATTGGAACGTGGGAGTGGCAAAATTCgactattcattatgatttagGGAAAAATGACACACTAATTTATGCCTACGATGTGTTCAGCACTGTCCCAATGCACAAGCAACTTCTAGCCAAGAAAtgccaatatttgatcatatG TGGTGATCATGACATGGTATTTCCACATGTGGGCACGGAGGCGTGGATAAGAAGTCTCAATCTTCCGGTTGAGAAGCGATGGGAACCATGGTTTGTTAATGACCAGATTGCAGG GTATCAGGTGACATATGCACAAAATGATTACTTGTTAACATATTCAACTATTAAG GGTGCAGGTCATGGAATCGCATTGTACAAGCCTGAAGAAGCTTTGGCCATGGTGGATGGATGGCTTGATTCTCGTACTTATTTAAGTGACATTTAA